A section of the Humulus lupulus chromosome 2, drHumLupu1.1, whole genome shotgun sequence genome encodes:
- the LOC133819293 gene encoding uncharacterized protein LOC133819293 — protein MEQLVNFIIRPPRAEYDPKHDLLEQEFMLRGKWYQRKDLEVKNSRGDLLRCSHYVPIVSPEGKPLPCVIYCHGNSGCRADASEAAIILLPSNITVFTLDFSGSGISGGDHVTLGWNEKDDLRAVVDYLRADGNVSMIGLWGRSMGAVTSLMYGAEDPSIAGMVLDSPFSDLVDLMMELVDTYKVRLPKFTVKFAIQYMRRAIQKKAKFDITGLNTIKVAKTCFVPVLFGHATDDDFIRPHHSDRIFEAYVGDKNIIKFEGDHNSPRPQFYFDSINIFFHNVLQPPEDEVGEAFFDSMQDYFGKVGWRMTPPVDHGRDLEFSSPSSEPITGSTQDAIEKLRSRRPMSRTEVPSDIPSTENQSKNKDQKCDDDLCSSSSKMISFEFTNGDPCGPHVPTTMDDDQYVEYELDDLAGFPTDVEEEEKMIMEAMLLSLKDLDMRHPQPHGDESPSIVGSHSSKISQKDDKPGAASSVEQKDSLKTESISTLVQQRESLKAESTSNSVTKTHISDPRHKTPAKESGSSGQPTQNVTSSSTQSAPETDLSANTKATLTVERNPAGNVMDGLIRRWDFSFFRNNQSR, from the exons ATGGAGCAGCTCGTCAACTTTATCATTCGACCTCCCAG GGCTGAGTATGATCCAAAACATGATCTATTGGAACAAGAGTTTATGCTGAGGGGAAAATGGTATCAAAGGAAAGATTTGGAG GTTAAGAATAGTCGAGGAGATTTGCTTCGGTGTAGTCATTATGTTCCCATTGTTAGTCCTGAAGGAAAGCCTCTGCCCTGTGTAATATACTGCCATGGAAACAG TGGGTGCAGGGCTGATGCCAGTGAAGCAGCTATTATTTTGCTACCTTCAAACATTACAGTTTTCACCCTTGATTTCTCGGGGTCTGGTATCTCTGGAGGAGATCACGTTACTCTTGGGTGGAATGAA AAGGATGATCTAAGAGCTGTGGTTGATTATTTGCGAGCAGATGGAAATGTCTCTATGATAGGCTTGTGGGGCCGCTCAATGGGTGCAGTCACTAG CCTTATGTATGGAGCTGAGGATCCTTCAATAGCTGGAATGGTTCTTGATAGTCCCTTTTCTGATTTGGTTGACTTGATGATGGAACTGGTGGATACGTACAAAGTCCGTTTACCGAAGTTCACT GTCAAGTTTGCAATACAATATATGCGAAGAGCTATCCAGAAAAAGGCAAAATTTGACATAACTGGTCTGAACACCATTAAG GTAGCGAAAACATGCTTTGTTCCAGTTCTGTTTGGGCATGCTACTGATGATGATTTTATTCGGCCCCACCATTCAGATCGTATATTTGAGGCTTATGTT GGAGACAAAAATATTATCAAATTCGAGGGAGATCACAACTCTCCAAGACCTCAGTTTTACTTTGactctataaatatatttttccataATGTCTTGCAACCTCCTGAGGATGAGGTGGGGGAAGCTTTTTTTGACTCTATGCAGGATTACTTTGGTAAG GTTGGTTGGAGAATGACGCCTCCAGTAGACCATGGCCGTGACCTTGAATTTTCAAGTCCATCATCAG AACCGATAACTGGCAGCACTCAAGACGCCATCGAGAAACTTCGTTCAAGAAGACCTATGAGTCGGACAGAG GTTCCTTCGGATATCCCATCTACAGAAAATCAATCCAAAAATAAG GATCAAAAATGTGATGACGATCTCTGCTCGTCATCTTCCAAAATGATAAGTTTTGAATTCACCAATGGCGATCCCTGTGGACCCCATGTTCCTACAACAATGGATGATGATCAATACGTAGAATATGAACTCGACGACTTGGCAGGTTTTCCAACCGATGTGGAAGAGGAAGAAAAG ATGATCATGGAAGCAATGCTGTTGTCATTGAAAGATTTGGATATGAGACATCCACAACCACACGGGGACGAATCACCATCAATTGTTGGATCACATTCTTCAAAAATTTCACAGAAAGATGACAAACCGGGTGCTGCTTCTTCTGTAGAGCAGAAGGACTCGTTGAAGACGGAATCTATTTCCACTTTGGTACAGCAACGTGAGTCGTTGAAAGCAGAATCTACATCAAATTCAGTAACCAAGACTCACATTTCTGATCCCAGGCATAAAACTCCTGCCAAAGAATCTGGAAGCTCAGGGCAGCCTACTCAAAATGTTACCTCGTCAAGCACCCAAAGCGCTCCAGAAACTGATTTGTCAGCAAATACAAAAGCCACATTAACGGTGGAACGAAACCCTGCGGGCAATGTCATGGATGGTTTGATTCGTCGTTGGGATTTCAGCTTCTTTCGAAACAATCAAAGTAGATAG